A stretch of Bos taurus isolate L1 Dominette 01449 registration number 42190680 breed Hereford chromosome 5, ARS-UCD2.0, whole genome shotgun sequence DNA encodes these proteins:
- the LOC619094 gene encoding histone H4, with amino-acid sequence MSGRGKGGKGLGKGGAKRHRKVLRDNIQGITKPAIRRLARRGGVKRISGLIYEEMRGVLKVFLENVIRDAVTYTEHAKRKTVTAMDVVYALKRQGRTLYGFGG; translated from the coding sequence ATGTCTGGTCGTGGCAAGGGCGGTAAGGGCCTCGGGAAAGGGGGTGCTAAGCGCCACCGCAAGGTTCTTCGTGACAACATCCAGGGCATCACCAAGCCCGCCATTCGTCGTCTGGCTCGTCGTGGTGGCGTGAAGCGGATCTCCGGTCTCATCTATGAGGAGATGCGTGGGGTGCTGAAGGTGTTCCTGGAAAATGTGATTCGGGACGCGGTCACATACACCGAGCACGCCAAGCGCAAAACTGTTACCGCCATGGATGTGGTGTACGCGCTCAAGCGCCAGGGACGTACCCTTTACGGCTTCGGCGGTTAA